The following is a genomic window from Bacteroidia bacterium.
AGGCCTCTGAGGAATCTGAAGAATAGTTTCGTATATAGCTTTGCAAAAACGAACGGAGGTCTGATATATTCGGACCTCCGTTTTTATTTTAAAATGAATCTACAATGAAATCTACACTTGTATTAGGTGCTTCTGACAATCCAAACAGATATTCCTATCTCGCAGTCAACCGTCTTATTCAACATGGACATCCCGTACATGGATTTGCAAAAAAAGCAACGGAAGTCTCCGGCGTTCCGGTCAGAAATAAAAAAGAGGAAATCGATATTCCGAACCTGGATACTATTTCCGTTTACCTTAGTCCTGAAAACCAGCGGGAATACTACGAATGGATACTCGAACTCGCTCCTAAACGGGTGATTTTTAACCCGGGTGCTGAAAATCCGGAGTTGGAACAAATCCTCAGAAACCATCATATTGAGCCTGTAGAAGCCTGCACGTTGGTCCTGCTCAGTATCGGTATGTACTAATCAGAGAAATAAATTCGCTCATGCTTGATTGATTCGGTCTATTTCCCTAACTTAAACCATACGTAAATTCATCTCCTATGACCTCACATGTCGTTTCTACGGTTACAGAAGGGATTCGGGTAAATGTCAGAACTGCTTATGTACGGGAAGAGTCCTCACCCAAACATCAGTATTTCGTGTTTGCCTATGAAGTTGAGATCATTAACGAATCCGCATACAGCGTACAACTCCTCTCCCGGGAATGGCTGATTACAGACGGGTTTGGTGAAAAACGAACTGTAAAAGGTGAAGGGGTGATCGGTAAACAGCCGGTAATCCTGCCGGGAGAAACCTATAAATATGTCAGCGGTTCCCATTTCTATACGGCCATCGGAAGAATGAGTGGACATTATATCATGGAAAGACAGGTGGACCATTCCTTTATTCAGGTAATGATTCCACCTTTTACGATGATTGTCCCTTTTGTCAATAACTAATTACTAGCTAGCTGACGAAAGAATTGCTTTAGGATTTATCGCAAAGTGGCTGGAGTTATAGACTGCCTGCCCATCCTTTACAACTATAATTTGCGGAGACTGATGCGGCACATTGAGCTCGGCCGCAACACGGTTGGATATCGGTCTGTACCGAAGTAAATCCAAATAATACAGATCTGCAAAATCAGAAAGGGAATCCGTAGATTCCATTAATACATGGTGAGCCTGAGCAGAAATGCCGCAGGTCGTACTATGTTTAAAAATAAGCTGAGGTTTGATATAAGAAGCCTCTGAGATCTCAGATAACTGAGCCTCATCTTGCAAAAACCGCCAAGAATCCATAATCTTATCTGTGATTTCCTACTTTTGTTGCCTGGCAAACTTTACCGTAGGTACAACCGGATGCAGTAACTGCAACGGTGAAAAGCAAAAGGAGAGCCATTGCAATTTGCTTTGAACGCTTCATAATTCTTTCTTTATTAGAGGATTACAGGGGATCAAATTAGTACAATTGTATCAAAAAATAAAATTTCAACTACATAAATGACCAGGGAAGACTTCTATTTCCTAACATCTGACAAGATTCAGCGCTTAATCGAAGAAAATCTCCACAGAGACCCGGTCGAATTTGCATTGAGTTATAGTCAGAACGATTTTTCGGTGGCTTTAGTTTCTCAACAACTAAAATACCTTCGAAAAGCCGAAACAAAACTTCCCTCATGGTTTCATGCAAGATGTATCATACCGGGTTTAGCGTATGAACAATGCAGTAGTGAAACCACCGCAGCCATGAAAAATTTCCAGGGTCAACATTGTCTGGATCTCACCTGTGGCCTTGGTGTTGATACTTTCAGCCTTGCAAAAAAATTTGTTTTGGTGACCTCTCTGGAGCCGGATCCTGCTCTTTTTGAAGTCATTTGCCACAATTTTCAAAAACTGAAAGCTACCAATATCTCTGTACTGAACCAATCTGCAGAAGTTTTCCTTCAAAACTATCAGGGACCTGTCTTTGACCTGGTGTATGCAGATCCTTCAAGACGCGATGATAGTGGCAACCGCATACACAATCTGCGTGATACGTCTCCCGACATGGTCGCACTTTTCCCCCTGCTAAAACCTCTTGCCAGAAACATTCTTATCAAACTCTCTCCGCTTTTCGATATAGCTGAAGCATACCGATTGTTTCCGCAAGCAAGTAAGCTTTGGGTTTTTTCTGTAAATAATGAGTGTAAAGAACTACTGATCGAAATCAATCAGTCCTCCGATTTCACACAACCCACACAGGTTGAGATCGGACTTTTCAGAGACAAATATCAAAGCAATTTTGTTTTCCCAGCGTCAGAAAACGGACATTTGGAGAGAAATACAGACATTCTGCCCAATTTTATTGCAGAACCTGATGTTGCTTTCTACAAAGCGAGAAAAGTATCGGCGCTGTTTTCCTTATATTTCCCTCAATGGCAGGGAGCATTAAATTATCCTGATGGATTTTTCCTCTCTGACACGGTGAAGGGAGAACATTTTCCCGGAAGAATATTCGAAGTGATTTCCGCACATCCTTATAAACCCCGGCAGATCCAGAAATATCTCAAAAGCCTGCAAATCAGCCGAATCAATATTGTGAAAAGACATTTCCCCCAAACAACCAAGGTTATCCGCCAACAACTACATATCCAGGAGGGGGGAGAAGACTTTCTGATCTGCACGACCCTGAAGGAAAAAAACTGGTGTTTCCATGCCAAGCGGTACAAAACGAATGAGGGAACCGCTATAAGGTCAATTTCGGAATGACTATTGCAGGGATTTTCCAAAATCTTTCTTTCGCTGGCAAATCCCGATATTATGAACCTAAAGGACTACTTTATTCATTCTGATATTACCCAGGCACATACCCTTCCCGCAGATTTCTACCGAAATCCTAAAGTCTTTGAGTTGGTAAAAGAAGCCATTTTTGCACGAACCTGGCACTGTATCGGTCTGCAGACGGATGTGTACGGGTCCGGAAGTGTGCAACCTTTTGTACTTATGGAGGGGTATCTCAATGAGCCCTTACTCCTGACCAGAGATGAAGCGGATAAACTTCACTGTCTCTCAAATGTATGCACACACAGAGGGAATATTCTGATAGAAGAGGGAGGTACTTGCAATGAAATCAGGTGCAGGTATCATGGGAGAAGATTTGAATTAAACGGAAAATTCAGATCCATGCCTGAGTTTAAGGAAGCGCGCAATTTCCCTTCGGAGGAAGACCATTTGCCCCAGCTTCCACTCAAAACCCTGGGAGAATTATTGTTTACTGCATTAAATCCGGCCTATTCATTCGAAGAATGGATGAAACCCATCAAGGATCGGATTGGCTGGATGCCGCTGGAAGATTTTTACCATAGCCCTGATCACTCCAAAACTTATACGGTTCAGGCAAACTGGGCTTTATACGTAGACAATTACCTGGAAGGATTTCATATCCCCTTTGTTCATCCCGGGCTTAATGAAAGGCTGAAATACAATGAATATTCCTACGAAATTTTTCCCTGGGCCAACCTGCAATTGGGAATAGCGAGGGAGGGAGAAATGACCTTCAATATCCCAATCAATCATCGCGACTATGGGAAGCCTGTACACGCCTGGTATTTCTGGTTGTTTCCCAATATCATGCTCAATTTCTACCCATGGGGCCTTTCATTAAATCTGATCCAGCCACTTTCACCGTTTGAAACACAGATCAGGTTTGAGACATTTATCTGGAAAGATGACCTTTTTGATCTTGCCAGCCAGGACCTGATGCACCTGACAGAGCTGGAAGATGAAGCAATCGTCGAAATGGTTCAGCGCGGAGTGCAATCACGCCTGTACCACAAAGGCAGGTTTTCCCCAAAAATGGAAGTCGGCGTACATCATTTTCACAAGCTGATCAGTGAAGTACTTACGGGAAAACCTGTGGTAGCCTGACACAATCAACGATTGATCCCACGGGAGGTAAGTGTCGAATTTTTGTACGGTTCGATGGGCTGACTCAACCAATGCGAAGTGCGGAATTCCAAAGGCGCAATGAATGGAACATTTTTCCGGAGGCGTTTTTTCAGGGTTTCGTCAAGATTCTCAGCATTATGGAAATCCAACGATTCGCCAACTTCAGGCAATACACTTCCAGAATCGGCCAGCAACGTTTTGACAATAACCGCCGCACAGGTACGACTCTCGTTGTGAAGCCGGTCAACCGCCGTAACGAGATAGGTATAGGTTTTTTCGGAAGAAGCGGTGTTGTCGATAAAATTGGTGGTTTTCACCAGCGCCAAAATTCCGGTGGCATCGTTCATATTCACCTTTTCATCCTGAGAAAACCGATACACGACATAATAACGCGGCAATTCCTTGTCTTCTGCGCGTTCTGATTGCGGCCAGGTAAGAATTACTTTCCCCCCTTCTTCCCAGGCTGTGAGTGTAGCCGGAGCCAGGGGAGGGATGCTGTCTTTCCAGGTCATGGCAGGAATCAGAGCAGGAAAGTGAAAAAAATCATTCTGCAAAGTCTCCTCCACATGAGAAGGGTTACCATTAAAGGAATTAGCGCTATAAAATATACTTCCTTTTACTTCGGGATGGGCACTATTCAGCTTCAATTGCAAAATCAACTGGGAAGGATTTTCCCAATAGCGCGACTGGTCATTTTTGACTTTAAACATCGCATGACCGATGTACACATGGCGGCCAAATGAGTTTTCGGCCCACCAGGGCAATAGTTCGGAATAGGATGCGGAGGGGTGTTCGGTTGCCCAATAGAGTTGCGGCGCGACATAGTCAATCCAATGCAGTTTCAGCCACTTGCGCACATCTGCATACAGGGCATCATAGGAAGTTTGGGATACCCGGGTATTTGAACCGGCGGGATCCACAGACTTGTTGCGCCAAATCCCCAGAGGGCTGATACCAAATTTCACATAAGATTTTTCCTTGCGAATGGCCTCAGACACCTGGCTTACAAAAAGGTCAATATTGTTTCTACGCCAGGATTCAATATCTGGAAATCCGCCCCCATAGGTTTCAAACGTTTTTTGATCGGGGATTGGCATTCCGTCTTCCTTATAGGGATAAAAATAATCGTCAAAGTGAATGCCATCCACATCATAGTTTTTGACGACCTCCACGACCACCCGGGTAAGGTAATCCCTTACTGCCGGTTCACCCGGATTAAAAAAAGTTTTCTGGCCATATTGAAAAAACCATTCAGGCTTTTTATTGACCAGATTGGAGCTGTCAACGCTGCTAAATCGCTGGTGAGATACGGCACGGAAAGGGTTCATCCATGCGTGAAACTCCATATTGGCTTTATGCGTTTCCTCAACCATAAAAGTGAGCGGATCATAAAAAGGTTCCGGGGCCCTACCCTGTACGCCGGTGATCCATTCAGACCAGGGCGCAAGCTGGCTTTGATAAAAGGCATCGCCACAGGGCCTGATCTGCACGACCAGGGCATTCATACCATTTTTTTTCTGGCTTTTCAGTATAGACAGAAATTCTTCCTGCTGATCTTCGGCAGAAAGTCCACGGGTCGAAGGCCAGTCAATATTGTGGAAAGTGGCAACCCAAACCGCGCGGAACTGCCGCTTGGGAGGAATATCCGAAGGAGAACAGGCGAGAAAGACAGATGTGGCAAGCGTGAACAATCGCAGCAATTCACCCACGGTCAGTAGTATTAAAGTTTTTCCAAGTGTTAAAGCGAATATGAGCGTTTCTAATTTAGGGAATTGGAACTAATTTTGTAAATCAATATATCTAAGGTGTCTTATTTGCCGTTTAAATTGTTATGAAAACAGTATCACTTTATTTTTCGGTTGTAATGTGCGCGCTTTTTTCTGCCGGAGCAGTAAACGCGCAGACCAATTACCTCCCTTCCTTTTCATTTTATGATCTTGAAGGAAAAGTTTTTACACAGGAAAAAGTCCGTACGGATCTGTCAACGATGATTATGCTTTTTGATCCCTATTGTGATCATTGTGCACATCAGGCGGATTGGATCGCGGAAGCGGAAAAAGAGTTTGAGAATGTACAACTTATATTTGTAACCATTGAGCCGGAGACGGAAGTGGTAAAACAATTTAAGGAAGAACATTTTGGAAAAACCAAGCTGAAATACCTGTATTTTCTTCAGGACAAAGATTTTTCTTTTGAAACCTATTTTGGATATACTGACGACGCCATCAATATTTACCTCTATAAACCCGGCCAGCGGAGGCCGAAATATTTTGGAGAAGAGCAGGAAGTATTAAGTCTGCTAAAATTTTTGTAAACTTGCTAAAAATAATTTTAGCAGTTACCAGTTTTACCCGCAGAAAATATGAGTCTTAAAACCACCATTGAACAAGATATTAAGGATGCGATGAGATCGAAGGACCAGGCGGCTCTTCGGGCCTTACGCGCCATAAAATCTGCGATTCTGCTTGCAGAAACAGCAGAAGGTCACACCAGCGCAGATCTTTCTGAAGATGAAGAGATGAAGCTGTTGACAAAACAGGCCAAACAACGTAAAGATTCACTTGCCCAATTTCTTGCGAGCAACCGCAATGACCTTGCAGAAAAAGAGCAGGAGGAATTAGCAATTATAGAAAGGTATCTTCCCAAACCGTTTACTACGGAAGAACTTACCGCGGCGATCAAAAACATTGTAGCTGAGGTGGGCGCAACTTCTATTAAAGATATGGGAAAAGTCATGGGCTTAGCCTCGAAACAACTGGCCGGAAAAGCTGATGGAAAAGCCATTTCAGAGGTTGTCAAACAAATATTGAACTGACATGGAAGAATCATTTGTACTTAATCCGCTTGATCTGATCATTGCCGGTCTGATCGGCTTTGGCATGTGGAAAGGCTCCAAACAAGGATTCATCAAAGGCGCATCCAGATTTGTAGCGATTGCTTTTGGCATTATATTCGGATTTCGGCTCCGCAGTTTTGCAGAGACGCTGTACCGCGACTACCTCAATGTCAAAATGGCACCGGAAATGATTGCCTTTCTGAGCTTTATCACTGCATTTTTTGTGGTGTTTGTAGTGGTATATACTGTCATGGCTCAGCTGACCGAACTTCTGAAGAAAATGAATCTGGCGATGGACACCGCTTTAGGCGCTGTTTTTGGGGGAATTGTTGCCACATTGATCATGAGTGTGTCGTTCATTCTCCTGAGCTATGTAAATTTTCCTTCCTCTGACAATGCCAAAGGATCGCTATTATACCCCCATGTCAGAAACTTCTCCCGTTATGCTTTAGGGGTTGGCGTAAATGTCCTCAGGGAAGCCAACGAACAAGTAAACAAGTACGGAATCAACGGAAAACCTGTACCCAATCAGACACCACCTGCCAGCCAGCAGCCTGCGACCAAACCAAAGGCCATTCGCTGATGCATGGGAATTTCGTATTAATTGGCTAATTTGCGCGGTGATTATAATTATATGCCTGGTACCGGCAGAAAACAAGAAATCCTTGTCAGTAATAAAGTAAAATGGATTTGTTGTTGAAACTGCCGGCGGGTAAATTTGGCTTTTAAACCTTGTATACATGAATCCGATCATTACCCGGGAAAATGGATTCCAGTATGTTGAGAAAGGAGAAGGTCCTATACTTCTGCTTCTGCATGGACTTTTTGGGGCACTGAGTAACTTTGAACCTATGCTCGAACAGTTTTCCAGAAACTATCGGGTAATCATTCCTCTTATACCCATCTATGAAAAAACCCATGCTGACGCATCTGTTGAAGGTCTCACTGCATATGTGGAAGATTTTGTAGCTTACAAACAATTGAAAGATTGCAATCTTGTCGGGAATTCGCTCGGTGGTCATATCGGATTGGTTTTTACCCTTAGAAATCCTCAAATCGTAAATTCTCTCACGCTTACCGGAAGTTCGGGGCTGTTTGAGTCAGGTATGGGAAGCGGCTTTCCGAAAAGAGGTTCTTATGAGTATATCAAAGAAAGAGTAGCCTATACCTTTTATTCCCCCGACACAGCTTCCAAAGATCTCGTAGATGAGGTTTTTGAAATTGTGAGCGACAACTTTAAAACCCTGAGAATCCTGAAAATTGCCCGGTCAGCCCAAAGGCATAATATGCGGGATGATCTCGCCCAAATCAAAGTACCCACACTCCTTATATGGGGGTTAAACGATAATATTACTCCGCCACGTGTGGCCCATGAGTTTGACCGCATGATCGAGAATACAGAATTGTTTTTCATAGATAAATGCGGACATGCCGCAATGATGGAACAAGCTGATCAATTTAACCGTATCTTATCACAGTTTTTGAAGAAACACACTCAGGTAATAGCCTAATGATAGCCAGAGAACTCATCTCAGATACCGTACCTTCCCTTACCACTACCGATCAAGCGGCGATGGCACTTAACTGGATGAGTGAATTTAAGCTCAACCAGCTCCCGGTTGTCGAAGATGGTAAATATAAAGGACTGATTACGGAGGATGTAATTCTTGAATCAACCGACCTTACGCAATCCATTGGAGACATTCAGTTTAGTGGCTGGGATGGTGCTTATGTCTATCAGGGAAATCATGTGTATGATGCCATTGAAATTATGGCCAGCCTGAAAATGGAGATTCTCCCCGTTTTGGACGAAGAAAATACCTACATGGGGGTGATCACGTTGAGGGACCTGTCTGCATATCTGGGAAAATTGTTTGCCATTCAGGAACCAGGCGGCATTCTTGTACTGGAAATCCCTGTTCATAGCTATGTACTATCGGAAATTGGCCGCATCACCGAATCAGCAGATGCAAAAGTACTGAGCCTTTATCTGTATCCTGTCCCTGATACCAATGACATCTTCCTTACCCTTAAACTGAATATTGAAGACCTGACCCGGGTTGTCGCAACCTTTGAGCGATTTGACTACAAAATCATCCGCACCTACCATAAGGTTGAACGAAACGACGATTACCACAGAAATATGGAGGCCCTCATCCGATACCTCGACATCTAATTTTCCTCCATGAATCAGGTATATGCCATTGGAAAGCAGTATCTGGCCGGCAGAAGATTATTTGTCTTTCTGTTATTATCTTTTTCCCTTTCAAATATATTTTCACAGGACCTGCTGAAAATCTCAGGTATTACCGTCATTGGTACCCAAAAAACCAAAGACTGGGTGGTGCTGCGTGAACTTACTTTTCATATTGGCGATACGCTCTCTGCGCGGTCTCTGGAAAGTAAAATTGAAAGAAGTGAACAAAATATCTACAACCTCGGCCTGTTCAACGAAGTAAAGATCATGCCTCAGCCCATAGGGGCAGATATACACATCATCATTACGGTAAAGGAACGATGGTACCTGTTGGGGGCCCCCATTCTCGGCGTTGAAGAGCGAAATACTTATGATTTGGTGCAGGCATTGGGGCGGCGCGATTTCCGCAGACTGGTATATGGATTGTCGCTGAGTTGGAGAAATGTTTCCGGGAGAAACGAAACGCTTACATTTGACGGGCAACTCGGTTTTTCCAAAAGGATTTATGTAGATTTTTTCCGACCGGCTTTATTCAGAAAAGCCAATATTGACGGGCGGATCGGGTTACGGTATATCGATGAAAAAGAAATCATCATTGGTACAGAGGCCGGGAATGTCCAATGGCGAAGGGTCAGTCAAGAGCCCTTTCAACTTTCGTGGGAGGGGCTGTTGGGAGCCCGGAAACGATTTTCGCTCTATCAAAATCTTTATGCCGAAATCAGTTACCAGACTTTTTCCTTTTCAGACAGCCTGTATCAGTTTCAGCTTAATGGAGGCGACGCACGCTATATAACCCAAAACAACGGAAGAGAATTTTTCCCATCCCTCATACTCACCTTCAGCGATGACAGACGAGACATCAAAAGTTTCCCATTAAAGGGATATAAATATCAGCTGTTGTTTCGGTATGTGGGGCCGAAAGGAAATTTTGCCTCCACCTCATTTTACAAAATAGGTGCTACCTGGGCACACCATATTCCACTGGGCAGAAGATGGAACTTCGCTTATGGCACCCACAATATGCTCGCCGTAGGTGATTCGATTCCATTTTTTGCCAAAAACTTTGTCGGCATCAGCCGGAGTGAATTTGCCGGAGTAAGCACCAACCTCCGAGGGTATGAACCTTATGCCATAGACGGCACATTTGTGAATATGAACAAAGCCGAAGTCAAATTTGCCGTTATTCCCCGGCAGACCTTACACTTTGGAGATATCCCCATGCAAAGGTTTCAGGATACGGCAGTAGGCATGTATCTGACGGCATTTGTCGATACAGGGTATATTCTGGATGAGAGTTTCAACAATCAGGATCAATACCTAAAGGGGAAATTTTTGACCGGATATGGCGTTGGCTTGAATATCATTGGATTTTATGATATACTTTTGCGGGTGGAGTATTCCCGCAATCATCTCAATCAGGGAGGAATTTATTTAAACACGACGGTACAAATAAAATGAAAATCGGAATCTTCGGTCGTCTGACCGATAATACAGACCTTAGTATTCTTGTTCGCTTTTTTTCATTTCTGCGGCAGCGGGATATAAAGTTTGTATTGTACCGAAAGTATGCCCGGCAGTTATTTGAAAGAATTCCCGAGTCGGTCAATCCCGAAAATACAGAGACGTTTTCCAAGCGGGAAGAACTTCACGACAGCAAGTTTCTCTATTGCTTTGGCGGAGACGGTACGGTGCTGGAGGCAGTGCGTTTTACCGGAGAACTGGGGAAACCCATTTTGGGTGTCAATTTTGGGCGTCTGGGCTATCTGACCAGTATCAGCCAGTCTGAGTTGATACCGGCAACAGAAGAACTTATGAAAGACATGTACCGGATCGATAAGCGTTCGGTACTTTCAGTCGTTTCAGATCCACCGGGATTATTTTCAGAAAACCCTTTTGGTCTGAACGATATGACGATTCACAAAAGCAATACCAACGAGATGATTACTGTGCATGCCTATATCAACGGAGAGTTTCTCAATTCTTATTGGGGAGACGGGTTGATTGTGGCAACACCTACAGGATCAACCGCTTATAGTCTTTCGTGTGGGGGCCCCATTATCTTTCCCAGTTGCGCGACATTCGCGATTACACCGGTAGCGCCGCATTCGCTTACCGTACGGCCAGTGGTCATCCCCGATGACTGGGTGGTATCATTTGAGATAGAAACCCGTTCTGGCGAGGCTATGGTCGCGCTGGATACACGGACAGAGCTCGTAAAGGCCGGCACTTCCATTGCTGTGCGAAGAGCAGATTTTATGGTAAGTCTGCTTCGAATGTCAACAGCCAAACATATGGACAATCTCAGACGGAGTCTGATGTGGGGAAGTGACAACCGCAACTGAGTCAACCCGGCAGGAATGTCTTTTGTATGACAGAAACTACCTGGAAAAGATATTACATTTGTATTATATAAAAGTTAATTATTGTCAGCTATAAATATTGATCAAGATGAGTGCAAATAACGGAACCGCAAACCACGAAAAATGTATCATAATCGGGTCAGGTCCGGCCGGATATACCGCTGCGATTTATACCGCCAGGGCAGACCTCAAGCCCCTGATGTTTAGCGGAATGCAGCCAGGTGGTCAGTTGATGATCACAACAGATGTAGAAAACTACCCCGGATATCCCAAAGGAATTATGGGGCCAGAGATGATGGAAGACTTTCGCAAGCAGGCTGAAAGATTTGGGACACGTATCAAATACGAGGATATCACCCGGGTTGAGCTCAACCAGCATCCCAAAAAATTGTGGACGGGAGACGGAGTACTATATACCGCCGATACCGTGATCGTTGCGACCGGAGCCAAAGCCAAGTGGCTGGGCATAGAGGCAGAACAAAACTATTCCAACCGTGGGGTAAGTGCCTGTGCGGTATGTGATGGGTTTTTCTTCAAGGGAATGGAAGTAGTGATCGTAGGTGGCGGAGATACCGCTGCGGAGGAAGCACTGTACCTCTCAAAACTCGCCACAACCGTACATATGCTGGTGAGGAGAGATGAACTTCGCGCTTCAAAAATCATGCAGGCAAGGGTAGCGGCTGCGCCTAATATCAAAATGTACTGGAATACAGAAGCAAAAGATATTTCGGGAGAGCACGCAGTGGAAAAGGTGCATATAGTAAACAACCAGACCGGCGAAGAATCCACTATTGAGGCAAAAGCCTTTTTCGTTGCCATCGGACATGAGCCGACAACCGAAATTTTCCGCGGCCAGCTGGATTTGGATGCTGCCGGGTACATTCTAAACAAACCCGGAACCAGCCTGACCAATATCGAAGGCGTATTTGTCTGCGGAGATGCAGCTGACAATGTATATCGTCAGGCAGTGACAGCTGCTGGTACAGGTTGTATGGCTGCGCTCGACGCAGAAAGATGGCTCGCCGCTTATGAAGCAGAACTGGCAGGGATCAGCTAACAACAGCTAACCCGTTGATTGTAACATTTCAGGGAAATTCTATCCGCTTTTAAAGGAGGAAACACGTACTTTCAAGGGTTTAATAAATTAGTATGATTGAAACGAAAACAAAATCCTTGCTCCAAAGTCTCGTAGATGTTTCTCAGGAAGCGGGAAAAGAAATCCTTCGCATATATGCAGATGAAACCTTGTTTGACCGGGTGGATTTTAAATCGGATGATTCTCCGCTGACGCTGGCCGATAAAGCCTCCCATAATGTTATTGAAAAATATCTGAAGGAAATCACACCTGAAATTCCCATTCTCTCTGAAGAAGGACGTAACA
Proteins encoded in this region:
- the trxB gene encoding thioredoxin-disulfide reductase, giving the protein MSANNGTANHEKCIIIGSGPAGYTAAIYTARADLKPLMFSGMQPGGQLMITTDVENYPGYPKGIMGPEMMEDFRKQAERFGTRIKYEDITRVELNQHPKKLWTGDGVLYTADTVIVATGAKAKWLGIEAEQNYSNRGVSACAVCDGFFFKGMEVVIVGGGDTAAEEALYLSKLATTVHMLVRRDELRASKIMQARVAAAPNIKMYWNTEAKDISGEHAVEKVHIVNNQTGEESTIEAKAFFVAIGHEPTTEIFRGQLDLDAAGYILNKPGTSLTNIEGVFVCGDAADNVYRQAVTAAGTGCMAALDAERWLAAYEAELAGIS
- a CDS encoding POTRA domain-containing protein, whose translation is MNQVYAIGKQYLAGRRLFVFLLLSFSLSNIFSQDLLKISGITVIGTQKTKDWVVLRELTFHIGDTLSARSLESKIERSEQNIYNLGLFNEVKIMPQPIGADIHIIITVKERWYLLGAPILGVEERNTYDLVQALGRRDFRRLVYGLSLSWRNVSGRNETLTFDGQLGFSKRIYVDFFRPALFRKANIDGRIGLRYIDEKEIIIGTEAGNVQWRRVSQEPFQLSWEGLLGARKRFSLYQNLYAEISYQTFSFSDSLYQFQLNGGDARYITQNNGREFFPSLILTFSDDRRDIKSFPLKGYKYQLLFRYVGPKGNFASTSFYKIGATWAHHIPLGRRWNFAYGTHNMLAVGDSIPFFAKNFVGISRSEFAGVSTNLRGYEPYAIDGTFVNMNKAEVKFAVIPRQTLHFGDIPMQRFQDTAVGMYLTAFVDTGYILDESFNNQDQYLKGKFLTGYGVGLNIIGFYDILLRVEYSRNHLNQGGIYLNTTVQIK
- a CDS encoding NAD kinase; this encodes MKIGIFGRLTDNTDLSILVRFFSFLRQRDIKFVLYRKYARQLFERIPESVNPENTETFSKREELHDSKFLYCFGGDGTVLEAVRFTGELGKPILGVNFGRLGYLTSISQSELIPATEELMKDMYRIDKRSVLSVVSDPPGLFSENPFGLNDMTIHKSNTNEMITVHAYINGEFLNSYWGDGLIVATPTGSTAYSLSCGGPIIFPSCATFAITPVAPHSLTVRPVVIPDDWVVSFEIETRSGEAMVALDTRTELVKAGTSIAVRRADFMVSLLRMSTAKHMDNLRRSLMWGSDNRN